In the Flavobacterium acetivorans genome, one interval contains:
- a CDS encoding toll/interleukin-1 receptor domain-containing protein, with amino-acid sequence MKIFISHSSKDKKFVRHLKDCLLENTIETWIDEDQLDFGDSLVNKLENALEETSHLVIILSPASIESDWVNFELKKALENQRTGLIQKIIPIKYRECKIPDELSDLLYADLSNEVVLPTDNNRVKFISNGFDIFFLNLVRAIKNSAKIINQDEKKEIIKSIKSSEKEIEIHSNLIHRGNYELVGYATLEARIKYQNLILKSNPQFEDIDDIRPILLPLSLKKIFTPKIGDKIEVEHELPFPTYGHFAGYRIDDLKITIDKRTRNGADIDARHFYQVEIDPEKNLIKFVNKIR; translated from the coding sequence ATGAAAATATTTATATCTCATAGTAGCAAAGACAAAAAATTTGTTAGACATTTAAAGGATTGTTTACTAGAAAACACAATTGAGACGTGGATCGATGAAGACCAACTTGATTTTGGCGATAGTTTAGTAAACAAACTAGAAAATGCCCTAGAAGAAACTTCTCACCTAGTGATAATCCTATCTCCTGCATCGATTGAATCTGACTGGGTAAATTTTGAGTTAAAAAAAGCACTCGAAAATCAGCGAACTGGATTAATACAAAAGATTATTCCTATCAAATATAGAGAATGCAAAATTCCAGATGAATTATCAGACTTGCTATATGCAGATTTATCAAATGAAGTTGTTCTTCCAACTGATAACAATAGAGTTAAATTTATTTCAAATGGTTTTGATATTTTTTTCTTGAACTTGGTAAGAGCCATTAAAAATTCAGCAAAAATCATTAACCAAGATGAGAAAAAAGAAATTATTAAATCGATAAAATCATCCGAAAAGGAAATAGAAATACATTCTAATTTAATTCACAGAGGAAATTATGAATTGGTTGGTTATGCGACACTTGAAGCGCGAATTAAATACCAAAATCTTATATTAAAATCAAACCCTCAATTTGAGGATATTGATGATATAAGACCAATACTTTTACCATTAAGTTTGAAGAAAATATTCACTCCTAAAATAGGGGACAAAATTGAGGTTGAACATGAATTGCCTTTCCCAACTTATGGGCATTTCGCTGGCTATCGAATTGATGATTTAAAAATCACAATAGATAAAAGAACTCGAAATGGAGCGGATATTGATGCAAGACACTTCTATCAAGTGGAAATCGATCCAGAAAAGAATTTAATAAAATTTGTGAATAAGATTAGATAA